In bacterium, the sequence GCCCGCTGAAGGCGCTCGCCGCCTGGGATTTCTCGCGGTCGGCGGCCAAGGCCGCGCGATAGCCCGCCTCGTCGACGGCGAGCCCCTCCTCGGCGGCCATCTCGCGGGTCATCTCCCAGGGGATGCCATAGGTGCTGTAGAGGCGGAAGACCTCCTCCCCGGGCAGCGCAGCGCCGCCCGTGGCCTTGAGCTCCTCGACCAGCTCGCGGTAGCGGCCCATGCCCTGCTCGAGGGTGCGCAGGAAGCGCTCCTCCTCGGCCTTCACGGCGAGCGCGCTGCGCTCGGCGCGCTCGCGCAGCTCGGGGTGCGCGCCGCCGAGTTGCTCGGCGACGAGGCCGATCACGCGGTAGAGCAGCGGCTCGTGCACGTCCAGCGTGCGCAGGGCCATCATCGCCCGGCGCAGGAGGCGGCGCAGCACGTAGCCGCGCCCTACGTTCGAAGGGACGAGGCCCTCGCCGAGCGTGAAGGCGAGGGCGCGCGCGTGGTCGGCGACGCGGCGCAGCGCGACGAGCGCCTCGCCCGTCTCCGGCCCGTCGTAGCCGGCGAGTTCGCGCACGCCGTCCATCAGCGGACGGAAGAGGTCGGTCTCGAAGACGTTCGTCTTGCCCTGGAGCATCAGGCTCATGCGCTCCAGGCCGGCGCCCATGTCGATGCCGCGGTTGGGCAGGGGCGGCCGGCTGCCGTCCTCCTGCTGGTCGAACTGCGGGAAGACGGCGTTCCACACCTCGATGTAGCGGTCGTCGCGGCCGGGGCCGCCGCCGATCTCGCCGCCCGCCATCTGCGGGCCGAGATCCCAGTAGATCTCGCTGCTCGGGCCGCAGGCGCCCGTCGTGCCCGCGGGACCCCAGAAGTTGTCCTTGCCGCCCAGGCGCACGATGCGCCCCTGGGGGAAGCCCACCTTGCGCCAGCACTCGGCGGCCTCCGCGTCCTCCTCGAAGACCGAGACCCAGAGGCGCTCGATGTCCACGGCCAGCGTGCGGCCGAAGAACTCCCAGGCGTAGCGAATCGCCTCCGCCTTGAAGTAGTCGCCGAAGCTGAAGTGGCCGAGCATCTCGAAGAAGGTGAGGTGGCGCGGGCTGCGGCCGACGTTCTCGAGGTCGCTGTCCTTGCCCCCGGCGCGCAGGCACTTCTGGATCGAGATCGCGCGGCGGTAGGGCAGCTCGCCCGTCGTCGAGTAGAGAGACTTGAACTGGACCATCCCCGCGGTGGTGAAGAGCAGGCTGGGATCGTCGCGGGGCACGAGGCTCGCGCTGGGCACGAGGACGTGGTCGCGGGCGAGGAAGAACTCCAGGAAGGCCCGGCGCAGTTCGCTGTGGCTCGTCGTCGTCATGCTTCTCCGCCGTCCAGGCTCGCCGCCTGCTCCAGAGGCCAGTCGCCATCCGCTTCCCCGTCGGCGCCCGCGCCCGCCGGCCAGCGGCGCGCGCAGAGGGCGCGGCGCACTCCCGCGCTGAAGCCGCGGCGCGCGAGGAAGTCGTGCAGGCGCCGGCGGCCCTGCGCGGGCGGCAGCGCCGCCAGGGCCGCGCCGCGCCGCGCCAGCAGGCGCTCGGCCAGCGCCAGCTGCACGGCCTCCGGCGCCCTCGCCGCGATCGCCGCCTCGCCGTCCGCGGCCGCGATCCCCCGCCGCGCCAGGCGCTCGCGCAAGCGCAGCGGGCCGAGAGGGTCGTGGCGATCGTGCCAGTCGCAGATGCGTTCGGCCAGCCGGCCGTCGTCGACGAGACCGCGCTCGCGCAGGGTCGCCAGCAGGGCGGCGCCTTCGGCGTCCGCGAGCCCCCAGCGGGCAAGGCGCTCGCGGATCTCGCGCTCGCTGCGATCCCGGGCGGCGAGCCAGTCGAGCGCCCGCGCGAGCGGACTGGCCGCGGCCGGCCCGCCCGGCATCAGGACTTGCCCGCGCCTCGGCCGGCGACGGCGAGTCTCGGCTCGCCCTTCTTGGCCTCGCC encodes:
- the alaS gene encoding alanine--tRNA ligase translates to MTTTSHSELRRAFLEFFLARDHVLVPSASLVPRDDPSLLFTTAGMVQFKSLYSTTGELPYRRAISIQKCLRAGGKDSDLENVGRSPRHLTFFEMLGHFSFGDYFKAEAIRYAWEFFGRTLAVDIERLWVSVFEEDAEAAECWRKVGFPQGRIVRLGGKDNFWGPAGTTGACGPSSEIYWDLGPQMAGGEIGGGPGRDDRYIEVWNAVFPQFDQQEDGSRPPLPNRGIDMGAGLERMSLMLQGKTNVFETDLFRPLMDGVRELAGYDGPETGEALVALRRVADHARALAFTLGEGLVPSNVGRGYVLRRLLRRAMMALRTLDVHEPLLYRVIGLVAEQLGGAHPELRERAERSALAVKAEEERFLRTLEQGMGRYRELVEELKATGGAALPGEEVFRLYSTYGIPWEMTREMAAEEGLAVDEAGYRAALAADREKSQAASAFSGPDPGTEEGRYLPLLPAPPPSRFSGYERLSERTRAVEWRPLGGAG